A single region of the Longimicrobiales bacterium genome encodes:
- a CDS encoding N-acetylmuramoyl-L-alanine amidase produces the protein MLRVLSAVLIAGLSAAAAHAQSPSLRMVGTDGEAVVEGVVLDGAAAFPVGALARLGATITDEVVETRVILYGDTLVFAAGSPFFRAGSNVHALALPARRSGGALHLPEQFFLEWLPQQHGERIAWRSGALRATSPLVTPGAVRPSVPVTRVVVIDPGHGGRDAGKIGPNGVREKDVVLEIGRRLRELLNERGYEVHMTRDRDTLIALGDRPHMANEWKNGRQRAVFLSIHANSWRPSVKGFETYFLSDARTEDARRVAEMENAAEQYDENGSNGDDAAGMILNSLRNDFYVRASNDLAEVVQRSIAEFHGGPDRGVKQAGFRVLVGALMPAVLIETAYLSNPEEARLLARSDFQQKLAWGIAEAVDRFFAQHEHLWTEGAP, from the coding sequence ATGCTGCGTGTGCTGAGCGCCGTCCTGATCGCGGGGCTGTCCGCGGCCGCGGCACACGCGCAATCCCCCTCGTTGCGCATGGTCGGCACCGACGGCGAGGCGGTCGTCGAAGGAGTCGTCCTGGACGGCGCGGCCGCGTTCCCTGTTGGCGCGCTGGCACGGCTCGGCGCGACGATCACCGACGAGGTGGTCGAGACGCGCGTGATCCTCTACGGCGACACGCTCGTCTTTGCGGCGGGCTCGCCCTTCTTCCGGGCTGGCAGCAACGTGCACGCGCTGGCGCTTCCCGCCCGCCGTTCGGGCGGCGCGCTCCACCTGCCCGAGCAGTTCTTCCTCGAATGGCTTCCGCAGCAGCATGGTGAGCGGATCGCGTGGCGGAGTGGCGCGCTTCGAGCGACGTCGCCGCTCGTGACGCCCGGTGCGGTGCGGCCATCCGTTCCGGTCACGCGCGTGGTGGTCATCGACCCGGGGCACGGCGGCCGCGACGCGGGCAAGATCGGCCCGAACGGTGTGCGTGAGAAGGACGTCGTGCTCGAGATCGGGCGTCGCCTGCGCGAGCTGCTGAACGAGCGTGGCTACGAGGTGCACATGACGCGCGATCGCGACACGCTGATCGCGCTCGGCGACCGGCCGCACATGGCAAACGAATGGAAGAACGGCCGCCAGCGCGCCGTGTTCCTTTCCATTCATGCGAACTCATGGCGGCCGTCGGTCAAGGGCTTCGAAACGTACTTCCTGTCGGATGCCCGCACGGAGGATGCGCGTCGGGTCGCGGAAATGGAGAACGCGGCCGAGCAGTACGATGAGAACGGCAGCAACGGCGACGACGCGGCCGGGATGATTCTGAACAGCCTGCGCAACGACTTCTACGTGCGTGCGTCCAACGACCTCGCCGAGGTCGTGCAGCGCAGCATCGCGGAGTTCCACGGCGGGCCTGATCGCGGTGTGAAGCAGGCGGGCTTCCGCGTGCTGGTGGGTGCGCTCATGCCGGCCGTGCTGATCGAGACGGCGTACCTGTCGAACCCGGAGGAGGCCAGGCTGCTCGCACGCTCGGATTTCCAGCAGAAGCTCGCCTGGGGCATCGCCGAGGCGGTGGACCGCTTCTTCGCGCAGCACGAGCACCTGTGGACGGAGGGCGCACCGTGA
- a CDS encoding histidine kinase dimerization/phospho-acceptor domain-containing protein produces MNATPDTRRDLLASRYRLVSQLADDLAHEIKNPLHAMVINLEVLRRRLTAGDPDIALERAAVIDQEIQRTHQLVDLLLKLLRPERSRDQHAHSLAGALDEVLPLLRLQAKLALVPLETEDLDIDAPITVAAPDLKFALLALAMPMIDVLKAAQGRGGDPTPLRLSVAHETAVRIRLHAAAEALPDTQARRVARRFLEAGGGRVETRRAQSSMYIVLPRVTGA; encoded by the coding sequence TTGAACGCGACGCCTGACACGCGGCGGGACCTCCTGGCGAGCCGGTACCGGCTGGTCAGCCAGCTCGCCGACGACCTTGCGCACGAGATCAAGAACCCGCTGCACGCGATGGTGATCAACCTCGAGGTGCTGCGGCGCCGGCTCACCGCCGGGGATCCGGACATTGCGCTGGAGCGCGCGGCGGTGATCGATCAGGAGATCCAGCGCACGCACCAGCTGGTGGATCTCCTGTTGAAGCTGCTGCGTCCGGAGCGTTCGCGGGATCAGCATGCCCACTCGCTGGCGGGCGCCCTGGACGAGGTGCTGCCGCTCCTTCGCCTGCAGGCAAAGCTGGCGCTGGTGCCCCTCGAGACCGAAGACCTGGACATCGATGCGCCGATCACCGTGGCAGCGCCGGATCTGAAGTTCGCGCTGCTCGCGCTGGCGATGCCGATGATCGACGTGCTGAAGGCGGCGCAGGGCAGGGGAGGCGATCCGACGCCGCTCCGGCTGAGCGTTGCGCACGAGACCGCGGTGCGGATCCGGCTGCACGCGGCCGCGGAGGCCCTGCCGGACACGCAGGCGCGACGGGTCGCGCGGCGGTTTCTCGAGGCGGGTGGGGGGCGCGTGGAAACGAGGCGCGCGCAATCGTCTATGTACATTGTTTTGCCGCGAGTTACGGGAGCTTGA
- a CDS encoding YtxH domain-containing protein — translation MADRDEYATIVIERDAGIGSFLLGALIGAGAALLLAPRAGAETRTELRAGLNRLRDRAEDGFRSLQENVSERYDDVRTEVSGRVGAARDAFDRGRETASEHVRDAGARARAGYEAARQPRDAGTTGGVGETEL, via the coding sequence ATGGCCGATCGGGACGAGTACGCGACCATCGTTATCGAGCGCGACGCGGGAATCGGCAGTTTCCTGCTCGGCGCACTCATCGGCGCGGGTGCCGCGCTGCTGCTTGCACCGCGGGCGGGTGCGGAAACGCGCACGGAGCTGCGTGCGGGGCTGAACCGGCTGCGGGATCGCGCGGAGGACGGGTTCCGCTCGCTGCAGGAGAACGTCAGCGAGCGCTACGACGACGTCCGGACGGAGGTCAGCGGGCGCGTCGGTGCCGCGCGCGATGCATTCGACCGCGGCCGTGAGACCGCCAGCGAGCACGTCCGCGACGCGGGCGCGCGGGCACGAGCGGGTTACGAGGCCGCGCGCCAGCCGCGCGACGCCGGAACGACCGGCGGCGTCGGCGAAACCGAGCTCTGA
- a CDS encoding YihY/virulence factor BrkB family protein produces the protein MRRVWKKAEQDQIFFMAGAIAFNILVAVVPLILATLGIAGLLLQSRYGAGAEETLVRYIFEALPPVSPEFTAQVREYIRGLLDQSSGFLGIGTLIFAWFATRLVGTLRTALREVFDIQQDRGIIAGKFFDIGMVLVAGLLLAINVALTVLVNVLAEYGYTVFGVGPDQVQVLNQLYLRAGSLLTIWFMFLLVFRFLPYRRIQWRTATVAATFTAVFIELLKQAFAWYIANIASYRSAYANLANLFVIFLWIYYSAVLFILGGEVAQVTSLLRIRRRQKERLG, from the coding sequence GTGCGCCGCGTCTGGAAGAAGGCGGAGCAGGACCAGATCTTCTTCATGGCCGGCGCGATCGCGTTCAACATCCTGGTCGCCGTCGTGCCACTCATTCTCGCCACGCTCGGCATCGCGGGCCTGCTGCTGCAGAGTCGTTACGGTGCAGGCGCAGAGGAAACGCTCGTCCGCTACATCTTCGAGGCGCTGCCACCCGTCAGCCCCGAGTTCACCGCGCAGGTGCGGGAGTACATCCGCGGATTGCTCGACCAGTCCTCCGGCTTCCTGGGCATCGGTACGCTGATCTTCGCGTGGTTCGCGACGCGACTCGTCGGGACGCTGCGCACCGCGCTCCGTGAGGTCTTCGACATCCAGCAGGACCGCGGCATCATCGCAGGCAAGTTCTTCGACATCGGCATGGTGCTCGTTGCCGGCCTGCTGCTCGCGATCAACGTTGCGCTCACCGTGCTGGTCAATGTTCTCGCGGAGTACGGCTACACGGTGTTCGGCGTGGGGCCCGACCAGGTGCAGGTGCTCAATCAGCTCTACCTCCGGGCGGGCTCGCTGCTGACCATCTGGTTCATGTTCCTGCTCGTCTTCCGCTTCCTCCCGTACCGCCGCATCCAGTGGCGCACGGCGACGGTCGCCGCGACGTTCACCGCCGTGTTCATCGAGCTGCTCAAGCAGGCGTTCGCCTGGTACATCGCGAACATCGCGAGCTACCGTTCGGCCTATGCGAACCTTGCCAACCTGTTCGTGATCTTCCTCTGGATCTACTACTCGGCCGTGCTCTTCATCCTGGGCGGCGAGGTCGCCCAGGTGACGTCGCTGCTGCGGATCCGCAGGCGGCAGAAGGAGCGCCTCGGGTGA
- a CDS encoding aminotransferase class IV: MIAWVDGEWLDETAASVPITDRGFLGADAVFETARLHDGGYFRLERHLERLEQSAAVLRIPLPPRSTLRDVAFQLAQRNALSDGSLRITVTRGSGSGSFALATIAPVSSAWRERAERGWTLITARVRTPPATVVPHVVKTTGRIWSLLARQEAADAGADDALLLTVDGHVAEGPTWNVFWRRADTLYTPALETGILDGVTRAEVIGLGRALGLQVEEGIYGRDALDYADEILATMSSVGPVNIRVLDRRPLPEPELGPRLRSAYWAAVAAHVERPAGTEPA; encoded by the coding sequence ATGATCGCCTGGGTGGACGGCGAGTGGCTGGACGAGACGGCCGCCTCGGTGCCGATCACCGACCGCGGCTTTCTCGGCGCCGACGCGGTGTTCGAGACCGCCCGTCTCCATGACGGCGGCTACTTCCGCCTCGAGCGGCACCTCGAGCGGCTCGAGCAGAGCGCGGCCGTGCTGCGCATCCCGCTGCCGCCGCGAAGCACGCTCAGGGACGTCGCATTCCAGCTCGCGCAGCGCAACGCACTGAGCGACGGCAGCCTGCGCATCACCGTGACACGCGGCAGCGGCAGTGGCTCCTTTGCGCTCGCGACGATCGCTCCCGTCAGCAGCGCCTGGCGCGAGCGCGCCGAGCGCGGCTGGACCCTCATCACCGCGCGCGTGCGGACACCGCCGGCGACCGTCGTGCCCCATGTCGTCAAGACGACAGGCCGCATCTGGTCGCTGCTCGCGCGCCAGGAGGCGGCCGACGCCGGCGCCGACGACGCGCTGCTGCTCACCGTGGACGGCCATGTCGCCGAGGGTCCCACCTGGAACGTCTTCTGGCGCCGCGCTGACACGCTCTACACGCCCGCGCTCGAGACCGGCATCCTGGACGGCGTCACGCGCGCGGAAGTGATCGGCCTCGGGCGCGCGCTCGGGCTCCAGGTGGAGGAGGGCATCTACGGCCGCGACGCGCTCGACTACGCCGACGAGATCCTCGCCACCATGAGCTCCGTGGGCCCGGTCAACATCCGCGTCCTCGATCGCCGACCGCTGCCGGAGCCCGAACTCGGACCGCGTCTGCGCAGCGCCTACTGGGCCGCCGTTGCGGCACACGTGGAGCGGCCAGCGGGAACAGAACCTGCGTAA
- a CDS encoding sigma-54 dependent transcriptional regulator — MTKVLIADDEKHIVDGLQMLLQEEGYSVDTANDGQKAWDKVQSGEYGLVLADLKMPKMDGLALFAQMRDAGIDSEFIIITGKGTVDSAVEAMRNGAYDYLTKPLEIDRLKALIPKALEKYEVRTANRRLQDRLESLTRYGDMLGQSEEMTQIYKLIEAVAPSSASVLIVGESGTGKELVARAMHNKSPRKKGPFVALNCGAFPREILENELFGHEKGAFTGAINEKPGAFEQADGGTLFLDEVAEMEPDIQVKFLRALEQRSFRRLGGKKEISVDIRVVAATNKNVEEALEEGKLRDDLYHRLAVIPVYLPPLRERTGDVQLLAEEFLRRFADEQGKTIEGFSEGALEFIQTYRWPGNVRELKNAVERAVILSKSDTIEVRDLSPKRFGLEEREVHIPVGTSIADSEKAVTLKTFAFTGGDQKKTAKILGVTEKDLKAKLQTYLGANATKARSAASK; from the coding sequence ATGACGAAAGTCCTGATTGCTGACGACGAGAAGCACATTGTCGACGGGCTGCAGATGCTCCTCCAGGAGGAGGGCTACAGCGTCGACACGGCGAATGACGGCCAGAAGGCGTGGGACAAGGTCCAGTCGGGGGAGTACGGTCTGGTCCTCGCGGATCTGAAGATGCCGAAGATGGACGGGCTGGCGCTGTTCGCGCAGATGCGTGATGCGGGCATCGACAGCGAGTTCATCATCATCACCGGCAAGGGCACCGTGGACAGCGCCGTCGAGGCGATGCGCAACGGTGCCTACGACTACCTGACCAAGCCCCTCGAGATCGACCGTCTCAAGGCGCTGATCCCGAAGGCACTCGAGAAGTACGAGGTGCGCACGGCGAACCGACGCCTGCAGGACCGTCTCGAGAGTCTCACTCGCTATGGCGACATGCTGGGTCAGTCGGAGGAGATGACCCAGATCTACAAGCTGATCGAGGCGGTCGCGCCGTCGTCGGCGAGTGTGCTGATCGTGGGCGAGAGCGGGACCGGCAAGGAGCTGGTCGCGCGCGCGATGCACAACAAGTCGCCGCGCAAGAAGGGGCCGTTCGTCGCACTGAACTGCGGCGCGTTCCCGCGCGAGATCCTGGAGAACGAGCTGTTCGGTCACGAGAAGGGCGCGTTCACGGGCGCGATCAACGAGAAGCCCGGAGCCTTCGAGCAGGCGGATGGCGGCACGCTGTTCCTCGACGAGGTCGCGGAAATGGAGCCGGACATCCAGGTCAAGTTCCTGCGCGCCCTGGAGCAGCGCAGCTTCCGCCGTCTGGGCGGCAAGAAGGAGATCAGCGTCGATATCCGCGTGGTCGCCGCGACGAACAAGAACGTCGAGGAAGCCCTGGAAGAGGGCAAGCTGCGCGACGACCTGTACCACCGCCTCGCCGTGATTCCCGTCTACCTGCCGCCGCTGCGTGAGCGGACCGGCGACGTGCAGCTCCTCGCGGAGGAGTTCCTGCGGCGCTTCGCGGACGAGCAGGGCAAGACGATCGAGGGCTTCAGCGAGGGCGCGCTCGAGTTCATCCAGACGTACCGCTGGCCGGGCAACGTCCGCGAGCTGAAGAACGCGGTGGAGCGCGCGGTCATTCTCTCGAAGTCCGACACGATCGAGGTGCGCGATCTTTCGCCCAAGCGCTTCGGCCTCGAGGAGCGCGAGGTCCACATCCCGGTCGGCACGAGCATCGCCGACTCGGAGAAGGCGGTCACTCTGAAGACCTTCGCGTTCACCGGCGGAGACCAGAAGAAGACGGCGAAGATCCTCGGTGTCACGGAGAAGGATCTCAAGGCGAAACTGCAGACCTACCTCGGCGCGAATGCGACCAAGGCGCGGTCGGCGGCGTCGAAATAG
- the smpB gene encoding SsrA-binding protein SmpB — protein MTDAPEQRTLARNRKALHEYHVVERFEAGIVLAGPEVKSIRQGKASLTEAFARIDNGEAWLYDMHVTPYDPANRWNLDATRPRKLLLSRRELRRLIGATQEKGLTLVPLDLHTKRGHVKVELALARGKKMHDKREDVKKRDAEREMRRAMRRG, from the coding sequence ATGACCGACGCTCCCGAACAGCGGACGCTCGCACGAAACCGCAAGGCACTGCACGAGTACCATGTCGTGGAGCGCTTCGAGGCCGGCATCGTGCTGGCCGGTCCGGAGGTGAAGTCCATCCGGCAGGGCAAGGCGAGCCTGACCGAGGCGTTCGCGCGCATCGACAACGGCGAAGCATGGCTCTACGACATGCACGTGACGCCGTACGATCCCGCGAACCGCTGGAACCTGGACGCGACCCGGCCGCGCAAGCTGCTGCTCTCGAGGCGCGAGCTGCGCCGCCTGATCGGTGCCACGCAGGAGAAGGGGCTGACGCTCGTGCCGCTGGATCTGCACACGAAGCGCGGTCACGTCAAGGTCGAGCTGGCGCTCGCACGCGGCAAGAAGATGCACGACAAGCGCGAGGACGTGAAGAAGCGGGATGCCGAGCGCGAAATGCGCCGGGCGATGCGCAGGGGGTGA